A single Flavobacterium sp. 1 DNA region contains:
- a CDS encoding phage tail protein — MDEIMGTIKLFAGNFAPRGFYTCEGQILSISQNTALFSILGTTYGGDGMTTFQLPDLRGAFPTQCSNISGSHPGGTYSLGEIGGTQSVTVTVNNMPPHTHSIVKGAGTNLSGAVTVNTVLQASAADGASPSPSATNNALGTTGDVGGSGQPNLYTNAAPTIPLAGGSSTVNNTLNFDPTGLTLTPWGTGAQPLPTVPPFVAMQYIICYEGIYPSRP, encoded by the coding sequence ATGGACGAAATAATGGGAACCATCAAACTTTTTGCAGGAAATTTTGCGCCACGAGGATTTTATACTTGTGAAGGACAAATTTTATCAATAAGCCAAAACACAGCTTTATTTTCTATATTAGGAACAACCTATGGCGGAGATGGTATGACTACATTTCAACTTCCTGATTTACGCGGAGCATTTCCAACACAATGTTCAAATATTTCTGGTTCACATCCTGGTGGAACATACTCATTAGGTGAAATTGGCGGTACTCAATCAGTAACAGTTACCGTAAACAATATGCCTCCCCATACTCACTCAATTGTAAAAGGAGCAGGAACAAATCTTTCAGGTGCTGTAACAGTAAATACTGTTTTGCAAGCGAGTGCCGCAGATGGAGCATCACCATCACCATCAGCAACAAACAATGCTCTGGGAACAACAGGAGATGTTGGAGGAAGTGGCCAACCCAATCTTTATACTAATGCTGCACCAACGATCCCTTTAGCAGGAGGCAGTTCAACAGTAAACAACACCTTAAATTTTGATCCGACAGGATTGACTTTGACTCCTTGGGGAACTGGAGCTCAACCTCTTCCAACTGTACCGCCTTTTGTAGCTATGCAATATATAATTTGCTATGAAGGCATCTATCCTTCCAGACCATAA
- a CDS encoding pseudouridine synthase, with amino-acid sequence MSHHHFIIHKPYGYLSQFIYELKRRKKLLGELYDFPEGTMAIGRLDEDSEGLLLLTTDGKVSEQIRSKKVDKEYYVQVDGVITQNAIDLLKEGVEIGFDGGKYKTKKCDARLITEIPDFGPRGKKIRDERHGPTSWASITVNEGKFRQVRKMTAAVGFPTLRLVRVRIGNVHLNNLLAGQVLEVSDFQLNN; translated from the coding sequence ATGTCCCATCACCATTTCATCATTCACAAACCTTACGGATATTTAAGCCAATTTATTTACGAATTGAAACGCAGGAAAAAACTCTTGGGTGAATTATACGATTTTCCAGAAGGCACAATGGCGATTGGCCGTCTTGACGAAGATTCGGAAGGATTGCTTTTATTGACTACAGATGGAAAAGTAAGCGAACAGATTCGGTCAAAAAAGGTCGATAAAGAGTATTATGTTCAAGTCGATGGAGTAATTACTCAGAACGCGATAGATTTATTGAAAGAAGGAGTAGAAATTGGTTTTGACGGAGGTAAATACAAAACTAAAAAATGCGATGCCCGGCTCATAACCGAGATTCCTGATTTTGGACCTCGAGGCAAGAAAATACGTGACGAGCGTCATGGACCAACTTCTTGGGCTTCGATTACGGTCAATGAGGGAAAGTTTCGCCAAGTGCGAAAAATGACCGCTGCTGTTGGATTTCCAACCTTGAGATTGGTACGTGTCCGAATTGGAAACGTGCATTTGAACAATTTGCTGGCTGGACAAGTTTTAGAGGTTTCAGATTTCCAATTAAACAATTAA
- a CDS encoding tRNA (cytidine(34)-2'-O)-methyltransferase, translated as MLNIVLVEPEIPNNTGNIGRLCVGTESRLHLIHPFGFVINDKNLKRSGLDYWIHLDVTEYQNVTEWMFQIPDKSRVFLMSSHASKSIYDAKFQDGDWLVFGKESVGLSTEVLALFENHLTIPMSPLIRSFNIANSVAFVVGEAKRQIGLSV; from the coding sequence ATGCTAAACATCGTTCTCGTAGAACCCGAAATACCAAATAATACCGGAAATATTGGCCGTTTGTGCGTAGGCACAGAAAGCCGTTTGCACTTAATTCATCCTTTTGGGTTTGTTATTAATGACAAAAACCTGAAACGTTCCGGTCTCGATTATTGGATACATTTGGATGTCACCGAATACCAAAATGTAACCGAATGGATGTTTCAAATTCCAGACAAATCAAGAGTTTTCCTGATGAGTTCCCATGCCTCAAAATCAATTTATGATGCAAAATTCCAAGACGGAGATTGGTTGGTTTTTGGTAAAGAAAGTGTGGGCTTAAGTACAGAAGTTTTAGCATTATTCGAAAATCATCTTACGATTCCGATGTCACCATTAATAAGGAGTTTTAATATTGCAAATTCGGTTGCTTTTGTTGTTGGAGAAGCGAAGAGACAGATTGGTTTAAGTGTTTAG
- a CDS encoding class I SAM-dependent methyltransferase, whose translation MIDNVSLRSTIFRHLDGLVTAPVAFCLYKKEVLVHILDKKEVTLSQLSEQFKANEGYLNVGLRTLASQGFIDYHINASKDEISISINKKSEIAFSLFPLYKDAVELLEYSNDLRPKLFEGEIFNRMKLIFEKCQSNFGVSFSEDNLTNEIQHQILMHIEGFLVGQITVHLGMSGMFHKYFMEISFRPEEFHKSPENFKTVLNFLTHLGWFTQKKGNYQFTETGLFFAKRASAYGVTVSYLPTFRKIEELIFGNPAVLRIVGDGEDELHVDREMNVWGSGGAHDAYFKVVDEIIIKLFNLPIAQQPKGILDMGCGNGAFLQHIFDVIERQTLRGKMLNTHPLFLVGADYNQAALKVTRANLIKADIWAKVIWGDIGRPDLLAEDLRENYNIDLKDLLNVRTFLDHNRIWEMPKQISKDRISNSTGAFAHRGVRINNNLVEDNLLEHFQKWSPYVHKFGLLIIELHTIAPHLTALNLGKTAATAYDATHGFSDQYIVEIDVLHKIAAEAGLFPDPNYFKKFPDLEIATVSINLLKGV comes from the coding sequence ATGATAGATAACGTTTCCTTACGAAGTACTATTTTTCGGCATCTCGATGGTTTGGTAACAGCACCGGTTGCTTTTTGTTTGTATAAAAAAGAAGTGCTAGTCCATATTTTGGACAAAAAAGAAGTAACTCTTTCTCAACTATCTGAACAATTCAAAGCTAATGAAGGTTATCTCAATGTGGGTCTGCGAACTTTGGCTTCACAAGGATTTATCGATTATCACATTAATGCAAGTAAAGATGAAATTTCTATTAGCATAAATAAAAAAAGTGAAATTGCTTTTTCGCTGTTTCCATTATATAAAGATGCTGTGGAGCTGTTGGAATATTCGAATGATTTGCGCCCAAAATTATTCGAAGGGGAGATTTTCAATCGAATGAAATTGATATTCGAAAAATGTCAAAGCAATTTTGGAGTTTCATTTTCTGAAGATAATCTGACCAATGAAATTCAGCATCAGATTCTGATGCATATTGAAGGTTTTCTTGTAGGTCAAATAACGGTTCATTTGGGAATGAGCGGGATGTTTCATAAATATTTTATGGAAATATCTTTTCGTCCTGAAGAGTTTCATAAATCACCCGAAAATTTCAAAACTGTACTTAATTTTTTAACTCATTTAGGTTGGTTTACCCAAAAGAAAGGCAATTATCAGTTTACTGAGACAGGTTTGTTTTTTGCCAAAAGAGCTTCGGCTTATGGAGTTACGGTTTCGTATTTGCCAACTTTCAGAAAAATAGAAGAATTAATTTTTGGTAATCCTGCTGTTTTAAGAATCGTTGGAGATGGTGAAGATGAACTTCACGTAGATCGCGAAATGAATGTGTGGGGAAGCGGTGGTGCGCATGATGCTTATTTTAAAGTGGTTGACGAAATTATCATCAAATTATTCAATCTGCCAATTGCTCAGCAACCCAAAGGAATCCTTGATATGGGCTGTGGAAATGGTGCTTTTTTGCAACACATTTTTGATGTGATTGAGCGTCAGACGTTAAGAGGAAAAATGCTTAATACCCATCCTTTATTTCTGGTGGGTGCCGATTATAATCAAGCGGCTCTCAAAGTAACGCGAGCCAATTTAATCAAAGCTGATATTTGGGCGAAAGTGATTTGGGGAGACATTGGCCGGCCGGATTTGTTGGCTGAAGATTTACGGGAGAATTATAATATCGATTTAAAAGATTTGCTGAATGTGAGAACTTTTCTGGATCACAACCGAATTTGGGAAATGCCAAAGCAAATTTCTAAAGATCGAATAAGTAATTCGACTGGGGCATTTGCTCATAGAGGCGTTCGGATAAACAATAATTTAGTTGAAGATAATTTATTGGAACATTTTCAAAAATGGTCTCCGTATGTACATAAGTTTGGATTGTTAATTATCGAACTGCATACGATAGCGCCACATTTAACCGCACTTAATTTAGGTAAAACTGCTGCTACGGCTTATGATGCCACTCACGGTTTTTCGGATCAATATATTGTAGAGATTGATGTCCTGCATAAAATTGCTGCCGAAGCAGGATTGTTTCCAGATCCAAATTATTTTAAAAAATTCCCAGATTTGGAAATAGCTACAGTCAGTATAAATTTATTGAAAGGAGTTTGA
- a CDS encoding ABC transporter ATP-binding protein, translating into MSNNILTTQNLSIGYTSKKETVTIAENLNLNLQTGKLIALIGANGIGKSTLLRTITGIQKPLQGTVLLNDKKISDYEPLALAQNLSVVLTEKLPPSNLTVFELVALGRQPYTNWIGTLSDTDMQIVQDAIDLTQIDHLSQKKHYEISDGQLQKVLIARALAQDTPLIILDEPTTHLDLLHKVSLLKLLKKLTHETGKCILFSTHDIDMAIQLSDEMIIMTPETVVQDEPCNLIHKGSFNTLFKDEHIVFDSEKGKFVIT; encoded by the coding sequence ATGTCAAATAATATCCTCACCACTCAAAATTTAAGCATTGGATACACTTCCAAAAAAGAAACCGTGACCATTGCCGAAAACCTCAATCTGAACTTACAGACAGGAAAACTGATTGCTTTGATTGGGGCGAATGGTATAGGAAAATCGACTTTATTACGTACCATTACCGGAATCCAGAAACCTTTACAGGGAACGGTTTTATTGAACGATAAAAAAATAAGTGACTATGAGCCTTTGGCATTGGCTCAAAATTTAAGCGTAGTTTTGACCGAAAAATTGCCCCCAAGCAATTTAACCGTTTTTGAATTGGTGGCGCTGGGACGACAACCGTACACCAATTGGATCGGTACTCTATCGGATACAGATATGCAGATTGTTCAAGATGCAATTGATCTGACGCAAATTGATCATTTATCTCAAAAAAAACATTACGAAATAAGCGATGGCCAATTGCAAAAAGTTTTGATTGCAAGAGCATTGGCACAGGACACTCCATTAATTATTTTGGATGAACCTACAACGCATTTGGATTTATTGCACAAAGTTTCACTATTAAAACTCTTAAAAAAACTAACACACGAAACGGGAAAATGTATTTTGTTTTCGACCCACGATATTGATATGGCGATTCAATTAAGTGATGAAATGATTATCATGACTCCCGAAACAGTAGTACAGGACGAACCTTGCAACTTAATTCATAAAGGAAGTTTTAATACTTTATTCAAAGACGAGCATATCGTTTTTGACAGCGAAAAAGGAAAGTTTGTTATTACTTAG
- a CDS encoding GxxExxY protein: protein MITQKYLDELTYEIIGSAIEVHKIIGKGLLESVYHQCMIEELSQRKINFHTELNVPIIYKTKELTTNFRCDLFIENCIVVELKSVLEMNSIFEAQLLTYMQLLKAPKGVIINFNCYNIFKEGQKTFVNDFFKLLPKQ from the coding sequence ATGATTACTCAAAAATATTTAGATGAACTAACATATGAAATCATTGGTTCAGCCATTGAGGTTCACAAAATTATTGGTAAAGGATTACTTGAGAGTGTGTATCATCAATGTATGATAGAAGAACTATCGCAGAGGAAAATAAATTTTCACACAGAGCTGAATGTCCCAATAATTTATAAAACAAAAGAATTAACAACAAATTTTAGGTGTGATTTATTCATTGAAAATTGTATTGTAGTTGAATTAAAATCTGTATTAGAAATGAATTCTATATTTGAAGCACAGCTTCTAACCTATATGCAACTTTTAAAAGCGCCCAAAGGAGTTATCATAAATTTCAATTGTTATAATATTTTCAAAGAAGGACAAAAAACATTCGTAAATGATTTTTTTAAACTTCTACCCAAACAGTAA
- a CDS encoding iron ABC transporter permease — MNNPKRNTILFSFLFLGLIILFFVNISLGSITIPFKEVYTSLTGGQSSKSTWEYIIINYRLPKAITAVLVGMGLSISGLLMQTLFRNPLAGPYVLGLSSGASLGVAFVILGASVLPSFLSGVLLSPYGIVLASTLGSTSVLLLVLLVSQRLRDTMAILIVGLMFGSFTSAIVGVLTYFSSAEQLQKFTFWSMGNLGNLSWTSILILTICVLFGLLLSLLSIKPLNALLLGENYAKSMGLNFNKARFIIILATSILAGSITAYAGPIAFIGLAVPHISKLVFQTSNHTVLFWSTLLFGAGIMLICDVVSQMPGMEITLPINAITSILGAPVVIWLLVRKRNFK; from the coding sequence TTGAACAATCCAAAACGAAATACAATCTTATTCTCATTCCTTTTTTTAGGGCTTATTATTCTGTTTTTTGTAAACATCAGTTTAGGTTCGATTACCATACCTTTCAAGGAAGTTTACACCAGCTTAACAGGAGGCCAATCGAGTAAATCAACCTGGGAATACATTATCATCAATTACCGTTTGCCCAAAGCAATTACTGCGGTTTTGGTCGGAATGGGATTGTCCATAAGCGGATTGTTGATGCAGACTTTATTCCGAAATCCGCTCGCTGGTCCTTATGTTTTAGGACTCAGTTCGGGGGCTAGTTTGGGAGTCGCGTTTGTTATATTAGGTGCAAGTGTATTGCCTTCCTTTTTGAGCGGTGTTTTATTGTCTCCATATGGAATTGTTTTGGCTTCAACATTGGGAAGCACCTCGGTTTTGTTATTGGTTTTATTGGTTTCGCAACGACTTCGAGATACTATGGCTATTTTAATCGTTGGATTAATGTTTGGAAGTTTTACCAGTGCGATTGTGGGTGTTCTTACTTATTTCAGCTCAGCAGAACAATTACAGAAATTCACTTTTTGGTCCATGGGAAATCTCGGCAATTTGTCTTGGACATCCATACTTATTTTAACGATTTGCGTACTATTCGGTTTATTGCTCAGCTTATTAAGCATCAAACCTTTGAATGCACTACTCTTAGGTGAAAATTATGCTAAAAGTATGGGGCTAAATTTCAATAAAGCTCGATTTATTATCATATTGGCTACAAGTATTTTGGCTGGAAGTATCACCGCTTATGCTGGTCCTATCGCCTTTATCGGATTAGCAGTTCCGCATATCTCAAAATTAGTTTTTCAGACGAGTAATCATACGGTTTTATTCTGGAGCACTTTGCTTTTTGGAGCTGGAATTATGCTGATTTGCGATGTGGTTTCCCAAATGCCGGGAATGGAAATTACTTTACCAATCAATGCTATAACTTCTATATTGGGAGCACCAGTAGTTATTTGGCTGTTGGTTCGAAAGAGGAATTTTAAGTGA
- a CDS encoding ABC transporter substrate-binding protein, which translates to MRFSFYKVLLISVLFSFIGCKKNETKEVINAVNTTNSIQYSKSLTIYKQDGYTVVTVSNPWPDAVKDFKYILKEKNGIVPDSLKKYTQINVPLQSIVVTSTTNIPFLEMLGVEKKLVGFPHTDYVSSEKTRTLIDAGSVKNVGQNEKLNIEQLIELAPELIVTFGIDNNNPSIENLQKSGLKVLIQADWMEQSPLGKAEWLKLYGVLFCKEKEANQLFDNIVKEYNDAVKLVASQKPTSTVLYGSMYQDQWFVARGSSWVAQFMKDAKANYLWKDLEGTGSLGLSFENILDKAKTASFWIATGSFRSLSELGKANPHYSQFDAFANKTIYTFEGKMGATGGTMFYELSPARPDLVLKDYIKIFHPELLTDYTFTFAQKLN; encoded by the coding sequence ATGCGATTTTCATTCTACAAAGTTCTTTTAATCAGTGTTCTCTTTTCTTTTATCGGATGTAAAAAAAATGAAACAAAAGAGGTTATAAATGCCGTTAACACTACAAACAGCATTCAATATTCCAAAAGTTTGACCATTTATAAACAGGATGGTTATACGGTAGTAACGGTTTCTAATCCTTGGCCAGATGCTGTTAAAGATTTCAAATATATTCTAAAAGAAAAAAACGGAATTGTTCCAGACAGCTTAAAAAAATATACGCAAATCAATGTTCCGTTACAATCTATTGTAGTGACTTCTACGACTAATATTCCATTTCTTGAAATGCTGGGTGTCGAAAAAAAACTTGTTGGATTCCCGCATACCGATTATGTTTCTTCCGAAAAAACCAGAACTTTAATTGACGCTGGTTCAGTTAAAAATGTGGGACAAAACGAAAAACTCAATATCGAACAGCTTATTGAATTAGCACCAGAACTTATTGTCACTTTTGGTATCGATAACAATAATCCAAGCATTGAAAATTTACAAAAAAGCGGTTTAAAAGTATTAATTCAAGCCGATTGGATGGAGCAATCTCCACTGGGAAAAGCGGAGTGGCTAAAACTATATGGCGTTTTATTTTGCAAAGAAAAAGAAGCAAATCAATTGTTTGACAATATCGTAAAAGAATACAATGATGCTGTAAAACTGGTTGCCAGCCAAAAGCCAACTTCAACTGTATTATACGGCTCTATGTATCAAGACCAATGGTTTGTGGCAAGAGGAAGCAGCTGGGTTGCCCAATTTATGAAAGATGCCAAAGCCAATTATCTTTGGAAAGATCTAGAAGGAACTGGAAGTCTTGGATTATCTTTTGAAAACATATTAGACAAAGCCAAAACTGCTTCTTTCTGGATTGCAACTGGTTCGTTCAGATCATTATCTGAATTGGGAAAAGCTAATCCACATTACAGCCAGTTTGATGCTTTTGCTAATAAAACTATTTACACTTTTGAAGGAAAAATGGGAGCTACCGGAGGTACTATGTTTTATGAATTATCTCCTGCCCGACCAGATTTGGTATTGAAAGATTACATTAAAATTTTCCATCCTGAGTTGCTTACTGACTATACTTTTACCTTTGCTCAAAAACTGAATTAA
- a CDS encoding DUF5522 domain-containing protein, whose protein sequence is MNVIKEKHCSTCQKPFNCGDTPEGEACWCNDFPPIFNPFDIADCLCPNCFKKACSDKIDEFVATITPETAIGNKASLLPETTNIIEGIDYYFEDGNYVFKPWFHLKRGYCCKSDCTHCPY, encoded by the coding sequence ATGAATGTTATAAAAGAGAAGCATTGTTCGACCTGCCAAAAGCCTTTTAATTGCGGAGATACTCCTGAAGGGGAAGCTTGTTGGTGCAATGATTTTCCTCCCATTTTCAATCCCTTTGATATCGCCGATTGTCTTTGCCCAAATTGTTTTAAAAAAGCCTGTTCGGATAAAATAGATGAATTTGTAGCCACCATAACTCCCGAAACAGCGATAGGAAATAAAGCTTCGTTATTGCCCGAAACCACAAATATAATCGAAGGAATTGATTATTATTTTGAGGATGGAAACTATGTTTTTAAACCTTGGTTTCATCTTAAACGAGGATATTGCTGTAAAAGTGACTGCACACATTGTCCTTATTGA
- a CDS encoding virulence RhuM family protein, with translation MENQSNILIYQTEDGVTKIETRLLEETVWLTQAQMADLFQKNRVTITEHLGNIFKERELEEISVCRKFRHTASDGKNYETTFYNLDVIISVGYRVKSNRGTQFRIWATQRLREYIVKGFTMNDELFKQAGGGNYFDELLARIRDIRSSEKVFWRKVLDIYATSIDYNANTDESKLFFKTIQNKMHWVAHGQTAAEVVYTRINSNLPNLGLTHFKGGKPTLQEAEVAKNYLNEQELNILNRTVTAYLELAELQALNQKPMYMKDWIGRLDDFLKMTGQDILQHSGKISHQDAIDKAKAEYDKYKESTKNELSPVENDFIKHIENTEKVLKKGKQK, from the coding sequence ATGGAAAACCAATCGAATATATTGATTTATCAAACTGAAGACGGAGTTACCAAGATTGAAACCCGACTTCTTGAGGAAACAGTTTGGCTTACTCAGGCTCAAATGGCCGACTTATTTCAAAAGAACAGAGTTACTATTACTGAGCATTTAGGTAACATTTTCAAGGAAAGAGAATTGGAAGAAATTTCAGTATGTCGGAAATTCCGACATACTGCTTCTGATGGAAAAAATTATGAAACAACATTTTACAATCTTGATGTAATTATTTCCGTTGGCTATCGTGTAAAGTCAAATAGAGGAACACAATTCCGAATTTGGGCGACTCAACGTTTGCGGGAGTATATTGTAAAGGGTTTTACAATGAATGACGAGTTATTTAAGCAAGCTGGCGGGGGAAATTATTTTGATGAATTATTAGCTCGTATTCGTGATATTCGTTCCTCTGAAAAAGTTTTTTGGAGAAAAGTGTTGGATATTTATGCAACTAGTATTGATTATAATGCCAATACAGATGAATCAAAGCTTTTTTTTAAAACGATACAAAATAAAATGCATTGGGTTGCTCACGGGCAAACTGCAGCCGAAGTTGTTTACACTAGGATTAATTCAAATTTACCTAATCTTGGATTAACACATTTTAAAGGAGGGAAACCAACTTTACAAGAGGCTGAAGTTGCTAAGAATTATTTAAATGAGCAAGAATTGAATATTTTGAACAGGACAGTGACAGCCTATTTGGAATTAGCAGAATTACAGGCATTAAATCAAAAACCAATGTACATGAAGGATTGGATTGGTCGTTTAGATGATTTTTTGAAAATGACAGGGCAGGATATACTTCAACATTCTGGAAAAATAAGCCATCAAGATGCTATTGATAAAGCGAAAGCAGAATATGATAAGTACAAAGAATCTACAAAAAATGAATTGTCGCCAGTCGAAAACGATTTTATAAAACATATTGAGAATACCGAGAAAGTTTTAAAGAAAGGAAAACAAAAATGA
- the cobU gene encoding bifunctional adenosylcobinamide kinase/adenosylcobinamide-phosphate guanylyltransferase → MIYLITGGERSGKSSYAENLAKGLSEKPMYVATARKWDDDFQKRVDRHQKDRDERWINIENEKHLSEIDFSEKVAIVDCVTLWLTNFFVDNKNEVALSLEQAKTEFDAIAKHENATIIIVTNEIGMGVHAETHIGRKFTELQGWMNQYIAQKAETVVLMVSGIPLKIK, encoded by the coding sequence ATGATATATTTAATTACAGGAGGAGAACGTTCAGGAAAAAGCAGTTATGCCGAAAATTTAGCCAAAGGTTTATCGGAAAAGCCAATGTATGTGGCAACGGCTCGAAAATGGGACGATGATTTTCAAAAAAGAGTTGATCGTCATCAAAAAGATCGTGATGAGCGATGGATAAACATAGAGAACGAAAAACATTTGTCGGAAATTGATTTTTCGGAAAAAGTAGCAATTGTTGATTGCGTGACGCTTTGGCTGACCAATTTTTTTGTGGATAACAAAAATGAGGTTGCCTTAAGTTTGGAACAAGCCAAAACCGAATTTGATGCCATCGCTAAACATGAAAACGCCACGATAATTATTGTAACAAACGAAATAGGAATGGGTGTTCACGCCGAAACTCACATTGGTAGAAAATTCACAGAACTGCAAGGCTGGATGAATCAATACATCGCCCAAAAAGCAGAAACTGTTGTGTTGATGGTTTCAGGAATTCCTCTAAAAATAAAATAA
- the cobT gene encoding nicotinate-nucleotide--dimethylbenzimidazole phosphoribosyltransferase, which yields MSNLDEIIKSRRDTRHFTQDEVPDEVIQRALQAGHCAPSVGLTDATKYYLIKSVEIKKTIKELFLAYNQKAENQTDDDLQKSQYQALKLEAIEEAPLGLVICYDRSVLNNFTIGTVGSNEAIKFSAVCAAQNIWLSLTEQGYSMGWVSILNYYQFKQLLGLSENIEPLGYFCVGKPATNYDNQPMLQQLNWKQKAEKPCVEEILVSILPPATESLRGTKQSHFSDSEISESLQQKIDNKTKPTGSLGILESLAKQIGTVFQTLKPKITNPNIIVFAADHGIADHGVSAYPQDVTRQMVTNFLEGGAAINVFCRQNNIGLTIVDAGVNYDFPTNANLVSAKIGKGTQSFLHTSAMSRTELDLCFVKGAAIVNTIFETGCNCIGFGEMGIGNTSTASVLMSILLELPIEDCVGKGTGVADEKLIQKQNILKKALDSYNGSNDLESKLAYFGGFEIMQMAGAMLQAKQKNILILVDGFICTVAFLIAYKMNPEVKENAIFCHSSAEQGHQKILNYLRVQSLLQLDLRLGEGTGCAVAFPIIQSAVCFLNEMASFESAGVSGS from the coding sequence ATGTCCAATTTAGATGAAATCATAAAATCTCGTCGCGACACTCGTCATTTTACACAAGACGAAGTGCCTGATGAAGTGATTCAAAGAGCATTGCAGGCAGGACATTGTGCGCCATCTGTTGGTCTGACTGATGCTACAAAATATTATCTAATCAAATCGGTTGAAATTAAAAAAACGATAAAAGAGTTGTTTTTAGCTTACAATCAAAAAGCCGAAAATCAAACCGATGATGATTTGCAAAAATCACAATACCAAGCCTTAAAACTAGAAGCCATTGAAGAAGCACCACTCGGATTAGTAATTTGTTACGACCGTTCGGTGTTGAATAATTTTACCATTGGAACTGTAGGTAGTAATGAAGCGATAAAATTCAGTGCGGTTTGTGCAGCCCAAAACATCTGGCTGTCACTGACAGAACAAGGCTATTCGATGGGCTGGGTTTCAATCTTAAATTATTATCAGTTCAAACAGCTTTTAGGATTATCCGAAAACATTGAGCCTTTAGGTTATTTTTGCGTAGGCAAACCCGCGACCAATTATGACAACCAGCCGATGTTGCAACAATTGAATTGGAAACAAAAAGCAGAAAAACCATGTGTTGAAGAGATTTTGGTTTCAATTCTACCGCCTGCTACTGAGTCATTGCGAGGAACGAAGCAATCACACTTTAGTGATTCTGAAATAAGTGAGTCGCTTCAACAAAAAATAGACAACAAAACCAAACCAACTGGCTCGCTAGGTATTTTGGAAAGTTTGGCAAAACAAATTGGAACAGTTTTCCAAACATTAAAACCCAAAATAACAAACCCAAATATAATCGTTTTCGCTGCTGACCACGGAATTGCCGATCACGGCGTAAGCGCCTATCCGCAGGATGTTACCCGACAAATGGTGACTAATTTTCTAGAAGGCGGAGCGGCTATTAATGTGTTTTGCAGACAAAATAATATTGGATTAACTATTGTGGATGCTGGGGTAAACTATGATTTTCCAACAAATGCCAATTTGGTTTCGGCTAAAATTGGGAAGGGAACACAATCTTTTTTACATACTTCGGCAATGAGTCGAACCGAATTGGATTTGTGTTTTGTAAAAGGAGCAGCAATTGTAAATACCATTTTTGAAACAGGCTGTAACTGCATTGGTTTTGGCGAAATGGGAATCGGAAATACTTCCACAGCCTCGGTTTTGATGAGTATTCTTTTGGAATTGCCTATCGAAGATTGTGTCGGGAAAGGAACAGGAGTTGCTGACGAAAAGTTAATTCAGAAACAAAACATTCTGAAAAAAGCCCTTGACAGTTATAATGGTTCAAATGATTTAGAAAGTAAGTTAGCTTATTTTGGAGGATTCGAAATTATGCAAATGGCAGGAGCAATGCTACAGGCCAAACAAAAGAATATACTTATTCTTGTAGATGGTTTTATTTGCACAGTAGCTTTTTTAATAGCCTATAAAATGAATCCAGAAGTAAAAGAAAATGCAATCTTCTGCCATTCATCAGCAGAACAGGGACATCAAAAAATATTGAATTATTTAAGGGTTCAATCGTTGTTACAACTTGATTTGAGGTTGGGCGAGGGAACAGGTTGCGCCGTGGCATTTCCAATTATACAATCGGCCGTATGTTTCTTGAATGAAATGGCCAGTTTTGAATCAGCTGGGGTCAGTGGTTCGTAA